TCTTCCCTTTTTCACTCTCATTTCTGGCTTCTGAGTTCAGTTCATGCTGAACTGAAACAGTGCTTTTACTGCCTATCCtcattcaagaaagaaaaggtgtTTGTAGAGACAAAGGGACGTTGTAGGAAGGGGCTTCTGACCAGCCACTGGGACTAAGGCAAGAGCTTGGTAACTCCTTCTTTGGATGCTTGCCACATAGATAAGGCCATCTTCCTGCCCCAAGATGGGAAAGAAAGCTTGCTTGTGTGCATTCTGTGTCATATTAAACATGTGGTAGCTGGttggggtttttattttatttgtcttaaaaAGCCCACCACTAACACTTGTTTTCAGAGAGAATTTTTGGCTAAGTCCTATTCAACCATGAAAGGTGCAGCCCTGTGCGGTGAGCCGTGTGAGAGGAGTTTGAATAGAAGTGGAcatcctccctttcctccccaccGGAGTCACCGCTGGATGCAGCAGGGGTTAGGTGCATGTCATTCTGACATGTCCACACTTAGAGATTCATAAAGAGTCATTTCGCTCACATCTCCACCGcacccaaccccccaccccagtcccctcCCACATAGCAGGACTTAATTCTGTTTCCTAACTCCCCCAGTTCTGCTTGCTGAGCTGTGGGATACTGACCTTTTTGGCTGTCTTGGGCCGCTACATCCCTGGGCTCCTGCTCTCCTACTTCATTCGTAAGTATGGCGTCTACCTCCCCCACAAGCTTACCCTACTCATAGCTTTTCCAGCCACAGCTAACTCTGGGTCTCGGGAGAGGACTTTGATTTGATATTTTGGTTCTCTAGGAAatgacttttttatattttcatgtccTCTTGAGTGTCATGAAAATATCTTCTCACCTGTGTCAGGCTTCCCACATATGAAGTCCTTTTCTTACCAGGTCAGCTGTAGAAACTGATGAGGGTCCACCAACATAGATTGTGTTACCAACTGTAAAGGACTGTCCCTCTTTCAGGGGAGGATTTGTAGAGTCCGAGTGTTGTATCACAGCAGAACCTAAGTCTTAGGTCCTGTCTACCCGGGAGCACTTTTTCCCCGCTGGGCCCAGTTCTGTAAATTTAGTTACTTCATATTGGCAAGAACTCTGTCTGCTTGAGACTGGAAGAACTGAGTGGTGACAGCCATGGCCATTATAGCTCAGAAGCTCACGTGATGTGTTGTGTCGTTGCCTTGTTTGTGGCTCAGCGACACCCACACGCAAGTGACGGCACTGCCTGGTTCTGCCCTGGATGTCGCAGCTGCACACTCGGCTGTGCACAGCGCGGCAGGTGACTGCAGAAGTCTCTGCCCTCCAGACCTTCACGTCAGTGAGGATGACCAGCAGGACCCAGCAGAACTGTTCCACACGAAGTGTCCAAGCCCGAAGGACAGAAAGCAGAAGCACAGCTGGGACTGTTCTGTACAGCGCCGTCTCCATCTTGCCGctctttctccctttcagttGTCGCTGCCATGATGTGGCCCCTTGCTGTGTACCACCGACTGTGGGATCGAGCATATGTACGGTTGAAGCCAGCCCTGCAGCGACTGGACTTCAGTGTCCGTGGCTACATGATGTccaagcagagagagagacaatgtAAGTGTCAAGGGGACGCTTCCTTCCGCTTGGGCAGTTTGGGGACGAGGAGGAGAAGCCTGGAGGTCTGACATGGTCGGTAGGTCTCCGAACAGGAGCGATGTGGGGGTGGTTGGTGTGGCGGCGGCAGGTGAAAGTggtatgttctcttccaggaacatCTATGCCGGGGTACCAGTTTCTCCCATTTGGAATTCTAGGTACTCCCATTTTAAACAAATGCGAAAAAAGTTCTCCCACATCAAACAGAAGACAATGAGGGTATTCCCAGTGTTAGCTGCTTTTTCTGAAGCACTTCCAGTGCGCCCAGGCACCGAGCTGGCTGCTCTGCAGATGTCTTATTTAGCCTTCATGACCACCTTGAGAAGAGGGGGTATTATCTCTTTctagttgaggaaactgaagctcacagTTAGTAGAGAGCAGAGCAGGTCTTTTAAACTCCTGAACTGGGCCTCTTTTCACTTCTGAAAGCTGCCTTCCAAAGGTGATCTGAAACTGGCCTCAGAAGCCTGAAGCTTACGAGCCCAAGACGCTCTAACACAGGAGTGACAGTTGTGCGaacttttccctctcttctttggtGTGGTCAAGTTGGCTTTTCCTTAAGCCCTGGCCCTCAAAGAGCCTCGTGTgcgagttctctggtggcacatcaggttaaggtagtgtcactgctgtggctcgggtctgctctctggcccaggaacttctgcatgccccaagcatagccaaaaaggaaaaaaaaaaaaatacaaaaaacagaacaaagagccTTGCATGTGGGCAGCAAGGACCAGCTCCCACAGTGCAGCCAAGTGAATAGTGTCAGTCCTTAAAAGCCTGTTCAACTCAGGCGGGCCGTCTCCCTTTTTCCTCTCTATGCTGGTGTCTGCTTTACACGCCGACATCTGGTCTCCCAGCTGATCCTGAGAGCTGCTGACAAGCCTGGTAGTTGATCATCGACCAGAACAAAATGGGAGGGATGTTGGAAGAGAGATCTTTCTCTCCTATGTTATCAGCTTAGCTCGTCTCGTGGGCTCAGCCGCTCCGCCCTCAGGCCGTGCTGTGGCGGCTTAAGGGGCGTCTTCTCTGGTGCTCTGATTTTACGCCTTTGACATccaaagggggtgggggctgccccgCGAGGGAAGGCGCTAAGGCCTGCTGCTCTTTCACAGCGCGCCGCAGAGCCCTGCACCCAGAACGTGCCGTGGACAACCACAGTGACAGCGAAGAGGAGCTTGCTGCCTTCTGTCCTCAGGTACCCTGGGCCTGGGAGCTGCCACACTGGccaggttgtttttgtttttgtttttgttttagctcCCTTTTAACCATCAGGCGTTCAAGTTTAGGTAGTCAATCAGATTTTTAAGCTCATTGTGGGCACTTACTTCAAGGACCCAGCTTCTTTGCCCCCAAGAGCAAGCTAGTATTGTATCTTAGAGTGAAACTTTGTACGTAGATCTCATATTGAGCCTGCTGACCCGCACGCCCTCTTCCATGTCTCCTTTTAACCCCTACCATCACGGCAGAGCTTCTGGAACTGGTGTGATCATCTTTTAAACAGCCCGGCCCACCCACCTTAGGTCAGGGAGTGTGTGTATCCTCCCGGCCACCTGTGAAAAGTATTCTCTGGATCACTTATTTCCTCCAGAGTAAGTTGGCACCCAAGACTGTGTCCCCTCCTGTGTACAAGGCTGATGAGCAAAGCTGTCTTCCCTGGGAGAACAGCCTAAAAGGGGTCAAGATGTTGACTGAAGTCCCCACCATGCCTGGCTACACCGCTGGCCTCAGGGTAGCCGTCAGGCCAGCTCGTGGGTAAAGCTGTAGCTGGGGAACTGCGCCGCTTCCTTCCTTCTGGCACCCTCTCTTCAGGCttattggtcttttcttttcctaagctGGATGATTCTACTGTTGCCAGGGAATTGGCCATCACAGACTCTGAGCACTCGGATGCCGAGGTCTCCTGTACAGACAATGGCACATTCAATCTTTCACGGGGCCAAACACCTCTAACAGAAGGCTCTGAAGGTGAGAGGAGCTTTGGACCTGAGTGCTACTGGCTCTGACTATTGCCCCTCAGCGTCCCAGGCTGCGGGGCTACCGTACCCTCCTTGAGTGTTTTCTGAGCTGTGGATCAGGTGGCAGAGCAGCTTTAGGGGTGTGGCTCCAGCCAGGATGACACTGCTGCTCTCCTAGAAATCCTCAGTCCCTTAGTGGCCTCAGGTTCTAGGCTCCTGGGGGACATGGCAGAGGAACAAAGGGGGAGTCGTCTGCCAGTAGCGATCACAACAGTCTGTAAGCAGAGGGGGACTGCTGACCAGTGCTGGAAATCGAGGGGGGGAGTCTGGTTACTTGGGGCTGATTTTGTGCGGCTGGGGCACGGGAGGGCCCAGCAGTTGGCCGTTCCTCTCCGACggtcctctctcctcccagaccTAGATGGTCACAGTGATCCAGAGGAATCCTTTGCCCGAGACCTTCCAGACTTCCCTTCCATTAATGTGGATCCTGCTGGCCTGGATGATGAGGACGATACCAGCATCGGGATGCCCAGCTTGCTGTACCGCTCCCCGCCAGGGGCCGAGGCGCCTCAGGGCCCCCCTGCCAGCCGGGATGAGGCCGCGCTGCCAGAGCTCCTGCTTGGTGCCCTGCCCACGGGATCCAGCCTCACCAGCAACCTTGCTAGCCTGGTCTCCCAGGGCATGATCCAGCTGGCCTTGTCAGGGGCCTCCCAGCCAGGCCCTGCTGGCCTACCTCCCCGGAGAGCTACAAGAGGCTTCCTCCGAGCCCCCAGTTCAGACCTGGACACTGATGCTGAGGGGGATGACTTTGAACTTCTGGACCAGTCGGAGCTGAATCAGCTGGACCCTGCCAGTTCCAGGAGCCACTGAGGCAGAGATTCCCTTTGGGGGGTCACTGTGGtttaggtttttttctccccattccaCTTAAGGTGAAGGGGCAAGGGAAGAACCCAGGTCCCAGCCCCCGAATTAGATCTGTATGCTCAGCAGCCTGGCTGATGCTCAGAGGCCTGCTGAGAGGACACTCACTCCCCTGCTACTGGCTGGACACTTATTTCtgagctcaagtcactgcagtgagAGTGTGCTCCCCCGAGGGACACTGCTCTCCATCAGGACGGTGGTACTTTTTGGGGAACATAGTAGTCAGGGGTATTGGTTCCCTTTTGAGGGGATGCTGCTGTGTGCTTCTAGGTATGGGTGCTCCGAGGCCCTCAGTGATagatcccttcccttccttcctccctttatcGTCCCCCTGGAGCTCCAAGTCAGGCAGCTAGGAGAGTTAGATTGTCATCCTCCTCTTTTGCTAAGCCATgatttgatttgtctttttctaagcaAGCTTGTCCTTTGGTTCTGCAGAGCAggcctgctccctctgccccagcctaTCCTCATTTCTTGAGGCCCAATCCTCAATGCTCCAAAATATTGCTTGTGAAATTTAAGAATGTGAACGCGAGGTGGCAGTGGGCCTCTTCCACATTACTTTGGGCCATGGGGTCAGCTGACCGGGAGGGTGAGCCCTTCTGTATCTCATGGTCTCACTGAATCTTTTGGAGCTGCCTGGTTATCTCTGGTGCTGCTAACCCCTGGCTCCACTTGCCAATTCGCCTGAGCAATGAGCAAAGCAATACCATATCTTACCCATTTCCAcgttcctcttccttcccctgctCCTCCTTTGGAGAAGCAATAATTCCATGGGCGATGTCAGAGTAGCACTTTACAAATGGCTCAGTGGCATTCATCCCAGAAGCCACCAGCTCTACTTGCACCAGCTATTCTTACTCTCTGTTCAgcaattttaatacttttattttcgACTGCTTCCCAGTTTGGCAGGGCCTCTCTTAAGGATGAGCCCAGTTAGCAAGAATGTGACCGTAAGCAAGCAGAGAGCCCTGTAAGGGTTATCTGCTCTACGGCTACTGCCCCCAGTAAAATCATGTGAGACAAAAACGAAAACTGGTAATGAGTTCTAAACCTGTGCCTCCCCAAACAAAACTCAAGCCACTCTTCTGCCCTCTTCCCCTCTGCATTAACCCTTTGCTGATCCTCAGGGACCACTCCCCCAACACCCCCATACCTGGGTGAGGGATGTTGGACAGAGCccatttccatgtgctgcagctggGAGTGCACTAACATGTTTGCTCTTGGTTGATGGACAAGTTAGAGGCCAGGGAGTGAAAATAGTCAACAGTGAGAAGGGAGAAGAGCTAGGTATCTGATTCATAGTCCCTTCCCTTTGTGTGAAGGTTAGGTAGCAGCCTCTCCCCACTTTAGGGTTCTCACTTTGGACACCTTCTCTCTTCTAAGAGCCCAGATGTCTTACAGGTGAGCTCTGACGTGGAGGTGTGGGAAAGGAGTGGGATTTTGTGTGTTTGCATGAGTGTGTGTAGCTTCAGGCCTTG
The Phacochoerus africanus isolate WHEZ1 chromosome 14, ROS_Pafr_v1, whole genome shotgun sequence DNA segment above includes these coding regions:
- the RETREG3 gene encoding reticulophagy regulator 3 isoform X1, giving the protein MAEAEGVVVAPGPASGQSSRGRRTMSGSCERDQQVEAAQRALVEVLGPYEPLLNRVQAALVWERPARSALWCLGLNAAFWFFALTSLRLVFLLAFSSMIIVCIDQWKNKIWPEIKVPRPDALDNESWGFVHPRLLSVPELCHHVAEVWVSGTIFIRNLLLFKKQNPGKFCLLSCGILTFLAVLGRYIPGLLLSYFILVAAMMWPLAVYHRLWDRAYVRLKPALQRLDFSVRGYMMSKQRERQSRRRALHPERAVDNHSDSEEELAAFCPQLDDSTVARELAITDSEHSDAEVSCTDNGTFNLSRGQTPLTEGSEDLDGHSDPEESFARDLPDFPSINVDPAGLDDEDDTSIGMPSLLYRSPPGAEAPQGPPASRDEAALPELLLGALPTGSSLTSNLASLVSQGMIQLALSGASQPGPAGLPPRRATRGFLRAPSSDLDTDAEGDDFELLDQSELNQLDPASSRSH
- the RETREG3 gene encoding reticulophagy regulator 3 isoform X2: MAEAEGVVVAPGPASGQSSRGRRTMSGSCERDQQVEAAQRALVEVLGPYEPLLNRVQAALVWERPARSALWCLGLNAAFWFFALTSLRLVFLLAFSSMIIVCIDQWKNKIWPEIKVVAAMMWPLAVYHRLWDRAYVRLKPALQRLDFSVRGYMMSKQRERQSRRRALHPERAVDNHSDSEEELAAFCPQLDDSTVARELAITDSEHSDAEVSCTDNGTFNLSRGQTPLTEGSEDLDGHSDPEESFARDLPDFPSINVDPAGLDDEDDTSIGMPSLLYRSPPGAEAPQGPPASRDEAALPELLLGALPTGSSLTSNLASLVSQGMIQLALSGASQPGPAGLPPRRATRGFLRAPSSDLDTDAEGDDFELLDQSELNQLDPASSRSH